The proteins below come from a single Rhizobium tropici CIAT 899 genomic window:
- the fghA gene encoding S-formylglutathione hydrolase has product MNIISQNTAFGGMQGVFSHESEACKCEMTFAVFVPPQAIKEPRPVLWYLSGLTCTHANVMEKGEYRRMAAELGLIIVCPDTSPRGNDVPDELTNWQMGKGAGFYLDATETPWAENYQMYTYITEELPALISKQFRADMSRQSIFGHSMGGHGAMTIALKNPDRFKSCSAFAPIVQPSTADWSAPALEKYLGSDKTAWRRYDACALVEDGARFPEFLIDQGKADSFLENGLRPWLFEDAIKGTDISLTLRMHERYDHSYYFISSFMEDHLKWHAERLEK; this is encoded by the coding sequence GTGAACATTATTTCCCAGAACACCGCCTTCGGCGGCATGCAGGGCGTCTTCTCGCATGAATCCGAAGCCTGCAAATGCGAGATGACCTTTGCGGTCTTCGTACCGCCGCAGGCGATCAAGGAGCCCCGCCCGGTCCTCTGGTATCTTTCCGGCCTCACCTGCACGCACGCCAATGTCATGGAAAAGGGCGAGTATCGCCGCATGGCCGCCGAGCTTGGCCTGATCATCGTCTGCCCCGATACCAGCCCGCGCGGCAATGACGTGCCGGATGAGCTGACCAACTGGCAGATGGGCAAGGGCGCCGGCTTCTATCTCGACGCCACCGAGACGCCCTGGGCCGAAAACTATCAGATGTACACCTACATCACCGAGGAACTGCCCGCGCTCATATCAAAGCAATTCCGCGCCGACATGAGCCGTCAGAGCATCTTCGGCCATTCCATGGGCGGCCATGGCGCCATGACGATTGCGTTGAAGAACCCGGACCGCTTCAAGAGCTGCTCCGCTTTTGCTCCCATCGTGCAGCCGTCGACAGCCGATTGGTCCGCCCCTGCGCTGGAGAAATATTTGGGCAGCGACAAGACCGCTTGGCGCCGCTACGACGCCTGTGCGCTTGTCGAAGACGGCGCCCGATTCCCCGAATTCCTGATCGACCAGGGCAAGGCCGACAGCTTCCTCGAAAACGGCCTGCGTCCCTGGCTCTTCGAAGACGCGATCAAGGGCACGGATATCAGCCTGACGCTGCGTATGCACGAGCGCTACGACCACTCCTACTATTTCATCTCCAGCTTTATGGAGGATCACCTGAAGTGGCATGCCGAACGGCTGGAAAAGTAA
- the sugE gene encoding quaternary ammonium compound efflux SMR transporter SugE, which yields MAWFLLFLAGLFEIGWAVGLKYTDGFTRLVPTVLTVISMVISVVLLGLAVKTLPMGTAYAVWTGIGTVGTVLLGIWLLGDPATFVRLLCIGLIVAGIAGLKLAA from the coding sequence ATGGCTTGGTTTCTGCTTTTCCTCGCAGGCTTGTTTGAAATCGGCTGGGCCGTCGGCCTGAAATATACCGACGGGTTCACCCGGCTGGTGCCGACTGTTCTCACCGTCATTTCCATGGTCATCAGTGTCGTGCTTCTCGGTCTGGCCGTAAAGACCCTCCCCATGGGCACGGCCTATGCGGTCTGGACCGGCATCGGCACCGTCGGCACGGTTCTGCTTGGCATATGGTTGCTCGGCGATCCCGCGACCTTTGTGCGGCTGCTCTGCATTGGCCTCATCGTGGCCGGCATAGCCGGCCTGAAGCTTGCTGCTTAA
- a CDS encoding DoxX family protein yields MFPSERLSPYQPAALAILRIITALLFIEHGTQKVFGFPPAPYAITTLFFVAGVIELVGGILVLLGLFTRPIAFLLGGEMAIAYFMVHMQIDFFPANNQGDGAILFCFIFLFLVFAGPGSWALDNRQRR; encoded by the coding sequence ATGTTTCCATCCGAGCGCTTGTCGCCTTATCAGCCCGCCGCCCTTGCCATCTTGCGAATCATAACTGCGCTACTGTTCATCGAGCACGGTACGCAAAAGGTCTTCGGCTTTCCGCCGGCGCCTTACGCAATCACGACGCTTTTCTTCGTGGCGGGAGTTATTGAACTTGTCGGCGGCATCCTTGTGCTGCTTGGGCTTTTCACCCGGCCGATCGCCTTTCTCCTGGGCGGTGAAATGGCGATAGCCTATTTCATGGTGCATATGCAGATCGACTTCTTCCCGGCCAACAATCAGGGAGACGGGGCGATCCTGTTCTGCTTCATCTTCCTGTTTCTGGTGTTTGCCGGGCCGGGAAGCTGGGCGCTGGATAATCGCCAGCGCCGATGA
- a CDS encoding DoxX family protein, translated as MALSDRLNQYQPYALTVLRVVTGALFIEHGLQKLFGFPLGGQFPSPLPTLLLVQGILEVVGGLATIVGFFTRPVAFILCGNMAVAYFMAHYPKNFFPANNGGDAAILYCFVFLFLIFAGPGLLAIDNNKK; from the coding sequence ATGGCGCTTTCCGATCGGCTGAATCAATATCAGCCCTATGCTCTTACTGTCTTGCGCGTCGTCACTGGCGCGTTGTTTATCGAACACGGCTTGCAGAAGCTGTTTGGCTTTCCGCTCGGCGGTCAGTTCCCAAGCCCGCTGCCGACCTTGCTTCTGGTTCAGGGTATCCTTGAAGTTGTCGGTGGATTGGCAACGATCGTGGGCTTCTTTACCCGTCCGGTCGCGTTCATTCTGTGCGGCAACATGGCGGTCGCCTATTTCATGGCGCATTATCCGAAGAATTTCTTCCCGGCCAACAACGGCGGTGACGCGGCGATCCTCTACTGCTTCGTCTTCCTGTTCCTGATCTTCGCAGGCCCGGGCCTGCTGGCGATCGACAACAACAAGAAGTAA
- a CDS encoding acyl-CoA carboxylase subunit beta, whose protein sequence is MKEILQELERRREIARLGGGQVRIDAQHARGKLTARERIDIFLDEGSFEEFDMFVEHRSTDFGMDKSKIAGDGVVTGWGTVNGRTVFIFAKDFTVFGGSLSEAHAEKITKVQDMALKNRAPIIGIYDAGGARIQEGVAALGGYAEVFQRNVLASGVIPQISVIMGPCAGGDVYSPAMTDFIFMVRDTSYMFVTGPDVVKTVTNETVTSEQLGGASVHTTKSSIADAAYDNDVDTLLQVRRLVDFLPQSNTAAVPEIECYQSVTEPDNSLDTLIPANANKPYDIKELILKVADEGDFFEIQESFAKNIVCGFGRIEGATIGFVANQPMVLAGVLDSDASRKAARFVRFCDCFNIPIVTFVDVPGFLPGTAQEYGGLIKHGAKLLFAYAEATVPKLTVITRKAFGGAYDVMASKHLRGDLNYAWPTAQIAVMGAKGAVEIIFRKDIADPEKIAAHTKMYEDRFLSPFVAAERGYIDEVIMPRSTRRRLAQGLRMLRNKDLTNPWKKHDNIPL, encoded by the coding sequence ATGAAGGAAATCCTGCAGGAACTGGAACGCCGTCGCGAGATTGCAAGGCTCGGCGGCGGGCAGGTGCGCATCGACGCACAGCACGCCCGCGGCAAGCTGACGGCTCGTGAGCGCATCGATATCTTTCTCGATGAGGGCTCTTTCGAAGAGTTCGATATGTTCGTCGAGCATCGCTCAACCGATTTCGGCATGGACAAGAGCAAGATTGCCGGCGACGGCGTCGTGACCGGTTGGGGCACGGTCAACGGACGAACTGTCTTCATTTTTGCCAAGGATTTCACAGTCTTCGGTGGGTCTCTTTCAGAGGCACATGCGGAAAAGATCACCAAAGTGCAAGATATGGCGCTAAAGAACCGGGCGCCGATTATTGGGATCTACGATGCCGGCGGCGCCCGCATTCAGGAAGGCGTGGCCGCACTCGGCGGTTATGCTGAGGTATTCCAGCGTAACGTACTGGCCTCCGGCGTCATTCCGCAGATTTCCGTCATCATGGGCCCCTGCGCCGGCGGCGACGTCTATTCCCCAGCCATGACCGACTTCATCTTCATGGTGCGCGACACATCCTACATGTTCGTCACCGGGCCGGATGTGGTGAAGACCGTCACCAATGAGACCGTGACATCCGAACAGCTCGGCGGCGCCTCGGTGCACACGACGAAATCTTCGATTGCCGACGCCGCCTACGACAATGATGTCGACACGCTCCTGCAGGTGCGCCGTCTCGTCGATTTCCTGCCGCAATCGAACACGGCCGCGGTGCCGGAAATCGAATGCTATCAGTCGGTGACTGAACCGGATAATTCGCTCGATACGCTGATCCCGGCGAATGCCAACAAACCCTATGACATCAAGGAACTGATCCTGAAGGTTGCGGACGAGGGCGATTTCTTCGAGATCCAGGAAAGTTTCGCCAAGAATATCGTCTGCGGTTTCGGTCGCATCGAGGGCGCCACCATCGGCTTCGTCGCCAATCAGCCGATGGTGCTTGCCGGCGTTCTCGACAGTGACGCGTCGCGAAAGGCGGCGCGCTTCGTGCGCTTCTGCGATTGCTTCAATATCCCGATCGTCACCTTCGTCGACGTGCCGGGCTTCCTGCCGGGAACGGCACAGGAATATGGCGGCCTGATCAAGCACGGCGCCAAGCTGCTCTTCGCCTATGCCGAAGCGACTGTGCCGAAGCTGACGGTTATCACCCGCAAAGCGTTCGGCGGCGCCTATGACGTCATGGCCTCGAAGCATCTGCGCGGCGATCTCAACTATGCCTGGCCGACAGCACAGATCGCCGTCATGGGCGCCAAGGGCGCCGTGGAGATTATCTTCCGCAAGGATATTGCCGATCCGGAGAAGATTGCAGCGCATACGAAGATGTACGAAGACCGTTTCCTGTCGCCCTTCGTTGCCGCGGAGCGCGGCTATATCGACGAAGTGATCATGCCGCGCTCGACCCGGCGGCGGCTGGCACAGGGTCTCAGAATGTTGCGCAACAAGGATCTGACCAATCCCTGGAAGAAGCACGACAACATCCCGCTTTGA
- a CDS encoding ATP12 family chaperone protein — protein MRDLLNDLSEGLSHPDPIRRAQIQMKKPLPKRFYKDVTISADEGGHAIALDGKVVKTPARHSLALPTEALARLVAAEWARQVDVIDPASMPVTRLVNTAIDGVATESQAVFDEIVRFSGSDLLCYRADGPERLVERQSERWNPVIEWAARDLGARFILAEGVMHQEQPKEAIAAFAAALREFDTPMEIASLHTITTLTGSAILALAFAKGFLPLAEVWALAHLDEDWTIEHWGGDEEAEQRRAQRFEEFQAAAAVFSALRS, from the coding sequence ATGCGCGACCTGTTGAACGATCTTTCCGAAGGTCTCAGCCATCCCGATCCGATCCGCCGCGCTCAGATCCAGATGAAGAAGCCGTTGCCGAAGCGCTTCTACAAGGATGTGACGATCAGCGCGGACGAGGGCGGTCACGCCATCGCTCTGGATGGCAAGGTGGTGAAGACGCCGGCGCGGCATTCCCTGGCCTTGCCGACGGAAGCGCTTGCCAGACTGGTGGCTGCAGAATGGGCACGTCAGGTTGACGTGATCGATCCCGCGAGCATGCCTGTGACGCGCCTCGTCAATACCGCCATCGATGGCGTTGCGACGGAGAGCCAGGCTGTATTCGACGAAATCGTCCGCTTCTCCGGCAGCGATCTGCTTTGCTACCGCGCCGACGGTCCCGAGCGGCTCGTCGAGCGGCAATCAGAGCGCTGGAATCCGGTGATCGAATGGGCAGCGCGCGACCTAGGCGCTCGCTTCATCCTGGCCGAAGGCGTCATGCACCAGGAGCAGCCTAAAGAGGCTATTGCGGCCTTCGCCGCTGCTTTGCGCGAGTTTGACACACCGATGGAGATCGCGAGCTTGCACACGATCACCACACTGACTGGTTCGGCGATCCTGGCGCTGGCCTTTGCGAAAGGTTTTCTGCCGCTTGCCGAGGTCTGGGCGCTCGCTCATCTCGACGAGGATTGGACAATTGAGCATTGGGGCGGCGACGAAGAAGCCGAGCAGCGTCGTGCACAACGTTTTGAAGAATTTCAGGCCGCGGCCGCGGTTTTTTCCGCGCTTCGCAGTTGA
- a CDS encoding HAD-IA family hydrolase: protein MKLVLFDCDGTLVDSARLIHEVMARTFVAFGYKRPDVSATKSIIGLTLDIAIARLQGKPHVDDEAIAMTAHYKSIFPEVRDEADMQTPLFDGIKPLIETLAARDELLIGAVTGKSRRGLTHILEVNDFAPYFIVSRTADDCPSKPHPAMVTECCDETGMDPHDTIVIGDAIYDMQMAKSAGATAIGVAWGYASVEELLAAGADAIAHHPNDLLSHIL from the coding sequence ATGAAGCTGGTCCTATTTGATTGTGACGGCACGCTGGTCGACAGCGCGCGGCTGATCCATGAGGTTATGGCGCGCACCTTCGTGGCCTTCGGCTATAAGCGCCCCGATGTTTCTGCGACGAAATCGATCATCGGCTTGACGCTCGATATCGCCATCGCCCGCCTGCAGGGCAAGCCGCATGTCGACGACGAAGCGATCGCGATGACGGCGCATTACAAGTCGATCTTTCCGGAGGTGCGAGACGAGGCCGACATGCAGACGCCGCTTTTCGACGGCATCAAGCCGCTGATCGAGACGCTTGCTGCCCGCGACGAACTGCTGATCGGTGCCGTCACGGGTAAATCCCGCCGCGGCTTGACCCATATCCTTGAGGTCAACGACTTCGCGCCCTATTTCATTGTCTCGCGCACCGCCGACGACTGCCCGTCCAAGCCGCATCCGGCGATGGTCACGGAATGCTGCGACGAGACTGGCATGGATCCGCACGACACGATCGTGATCGGCGACGCCATCTACGACATGCAGATGGCGAAGTCGGCGGGTGCGACTGCCATCGGCGTTGCCTGGGGCTATGCTTCCGTCGAGGAGCTGCTGGCGGCAGGCGCCGATGCCATTGCCCACCATCCGAACGATTTGTTGAGCCATATTCTCTGA
- a CDS encoding RluA family pseudouridine synthase: MAGIEHIQVEPDEAGMRLDRWFKVHFPGLGFGQLQKLLRSGQVRVDGGRVKTDARVQPGQVVRVPPLDVDAKGPKSGPIASNDLKHAGDGELLARMLLHEDDKVYVLNKPAGLAVQGGSGLTRHIDKMLEAWTSKKGEKPRLVHRLDRDTSGVLVVARTRGAAQKLTAAFRERDTKKTYWSLVKGVPRKHEDKISTWLVKEATADGDRMRIAKHGEEGADHAISYYRVLETAAQSLAWLEMEPYTGRTHQLRVHALHMGHPIIGDPKYFDDDPNWDFPGGVQKRLHLHARHIDIPHPSGGRLRVTAPLPPHMVQTWNLLGFDMESAGEPDDE, translated from the coding sequence ATGGCCGGGATTGAACATATACAGGTCGAGCCTGATGAAGCCGGCATGCGCCTCGACCGCTGGTTCAAGGTGCATTTCCCAGGACTTGGCTTTGGTCAGTTGCAGAAGCTGCTGCGGTCCGGTCAAGTGCGCGTCGATGGCGGCCGCGTCAAGACGGATGCGCGCGTGCAGCCGGGGCAGGTGGTGCGCGTGCCGCCTCTCGACGTCGATGCCAAGGGCCCGAAGAGCGGCCCCATCGCCAGCAACGACCTCAAACATGCCGGCGACGGCGAGCTTCTAGCACGCATGCTGCTGCATGAAGACGACAAGGTCTATGTGCTGAACAAGCCGGCCGGCCTCGCGGTACAGGGCGGCTCCGGCCTGACACGTCATATCGACAAGATGCTCGAGGCATGGACGAGCAAGAAGGGCGAGAAGCCGCGCCTAGTACATCGTCTCGACCGCGACACGTCAGGTGTCCTAGTCGTTGCCCGCACGCGCGGTGCGGCGCAGAAGCTGACGGCGGCGTTCCGCGAGCGCGACACCAAGAAGACCTATTGGTCGCTGGTCAAGGGCGTGCCGCGTAAGCATGAGGACAAGATCTCCACTTGGCTGGTGAAGGAAGCGACGGCCGATGGCGACCGCATGCGCATCGCCAAGCATGGAGAAGAGGGCGCCGATCACGCCATCTCCTACTATCGCGTGCTCGAGACCGCGGCGCAGAGCCTCGCCTGGCTGGAAATGGAGCCCTATACCGGTCGTACCCATCAGCTGCGTGTCCATGCGCTGCATATGGGCCATCCGATCATCGGCGACCCTAAATATTTCGACGACGATCCGAATTGGGATTTTCCGGGCGGTGTCCAGAAGCGCCTGCATCTGCATGCGCGCCATATCGATATCCCGCATCCGAGCGGCGGACGCCTGCGCGTCACCGCGCCTTTGCCGCCGCATATGGTTCAGACCTGGAACCTTCTCGGTTTCGATATGGAATCGGCAGGGGAGCCGGACGACGAATGA